A single Notoacmeibacter ruber DNA region contains:
- the nuoG gene encoding NADH-quinone oxidoreductase subunit NuoG: protein MKTVKVDGKEVEVPDHYTLLQACEEAGAEIPRFCFHERLSIAGNCRMCLVEVKGGPPKPAASCAMGVRDMRPGPNGEPPEVFTNTPMVKKAREGVMEFLLINHPLDCPICDQGGECDLQDQAMAFGVDSSRYAENKRAVEDKYIGPLVKTIMTRCIHCTRCVRFTTEVAGISELGLVGRGEDAEITTYLEQAMTSELQGNVIDLCPVGALTSRPYAFQARPWELQKTETIDVMDAAGSAIRVDTRGREVMRIMPRTNEDVNEEWISDKTRFVWDGLRTQRLDRPYIKVDGKLRPASWNQAFAAIAEKVSATSGDKIGAVAGDLSAVEEMFAAKMLLESLGSANTDCRQDGVKLDPSKGRASYLFNPTIAGIEEADAILIVGANPRWEAPVINARIRKHWRATDLPIALIGEHVDLTYDYAHLGRGAASLGDLGEFANVLGNVKKPLVIVGQGALTGDNAEAVLARAAELAAGDEGWNGLSVLHTAASRVGALDIGFVPGEGGKPLSAMNDMNIVFLLGADEFDVSRLGDAFTVYIGTHGDRGAHRADVILPAATYTEKNGTYVNTEGRVQMTTRAGFAPGDAREDWAILRALSDVLGHKLPFDSLAQLRAKLYEATPHLAAVNDIETPEAAALSSLAKGDLGTGDFVSPIADFYLTNPIARASAVMAECSQRFVQGAVKQAAE from the coding sequence ATGAAAACGGTCAAGGTCGACGGCAAGGAAGTCGAGGTTCCGGATCACTACACGCTGCTTCAGGCATGCGAGGAGGCCGGTGCCGAAATCCCGCGTTTCTGTTTTCACGAGCGGCTTTCCATTGCAGGCAATTGCCGCATGTGTCTGGTCGAGGTGAAGGGCGGACCGCCCAAGCCTGCGGCGTCCTGCGCCATGGGTGTGCGTGATATGCGCCCGGGACCCAATGGCGAGCCGCCAGAGGTCTTCACGAACACGCCAATGGTCAAGAAGGCCCGCGAAGGCGTGATGGAATTTCTCCTGATCAACCACCCCCTCGATTGCCCGATTTGCGATCAGGGCGGCGAATGTGATCTGCAGGATCAGGCAATGGCCTTCGGCGTCGATTCCTCGCGCTATGCCGAGAACAAGCGCGCGGTCGAAGACAAATATATCGGCCCGCTTGTGAAGACGATCATGACGCGCTGCATTCACTGCACGCGCTGCGTCCGCTTCACGACCGAAGTGGCCGGCATCTCGGAATTGGGGCTGGTCGGTCGCGGCGAGGATGCCGAGATCACCACCTATCTCGAGCAGGCCATGACCTCCGAGCTGCAGGGCAATGTGATCGATCTTTGCCCGGTCGGCGCTCTGACAAGCCGTCCCTACGCTTTCCAGGCTCGCCCCTGGGAGCTGCAGAAAACCGAAACCATCGACGTGATGGATGCTGCGGGCTCGGCGATCCGCGTCGATACGCGTGGCCGCGAAGTGATGCGCATCATGCCGCGCACCAATGAAGACGTGAACGAGGAGTGGATCTCCGACAAGACGCGGTTCGTCTGGGATGGGCTGCGCACCCAGCGTCTCGACCGACCCTACATCAAGGTCGACGGCAAGCTGCGTCCTGCGTCCTGGAACCAGGCTTTTGCCGCGATCGCGGAAAAGGTCTCTGCGACATCCGGAGATAAGATCGGCGCTGTCGCCGGTGATCTGTCGGCAGTGGAAGAAATGTTCGCCGCCAAGATGCTGCTGGAGAGCCTCGGTTCCGCGAATACCGATTGCCGGCAGGATGGCGTGAAGCTCGATCCGTCGAAGGGCCGCGCTTCTTACCTTTTCAACCCGACCATTGCCGGTATTGAAGAGGCCGACGCGATCCTGATCGTCGGTGCCAATCCCCGGTGGGAAGCGCCGGTCATCAACGCGCGTATCCGTAAGCACTGGCGCGCCACTGACCTGCCGATCGCACTGATCGGTGAGCATGTCGACCTGACCTATGACTATGCGCATCTCGGCCGCGGCGCTGCGAGCCTCGGCGATCTTGGCGAGTTCGCCAACGTCCTCGGAAATGTCAAGAAGCCGCTGGTTATCGTCGGCCAGGGCGCTCTGACCGGCGACAATGCTGAGGCTGTTCTCGCACGGGCTGCGGAGCTTGCTGCGGGCGACGAAGGCTGGAACGGTCTGTCTGTGCTGCACACAGCGGCTTCGCGGGTGGGCGCGCTCGATATCGGGTTCGTTCCCGGCGAGGGCGGCAAGCCTCTCTCGGCCATGAATGATATGAATATTGTCTTCCTGCTTGGCGCGGACGAGTTCGACGTGAGCCGTCTGGGCGACGCCTTCACCGTCTATATCGGCACACATGGCGATCGTGGCGCGCATCGCGCCGACGTGATTCTGCCGGCGGCGACCTACACCGAGAAAAACGGCACTTACGTCAATACGGAAGGCCGGGTGCAGATGACGACACGCGCCGGTTTTGCGCCGGGAGATGCGCGCGAGGACTGGGCGATTCTACGCGCCCTTTCGGACGTGCTGGGTCATAAGCTGCCGTTTGACAGCTTGGCTCAGCTTCGTGCGAAACTTTATGAAGCCACGCCGCACCTTGCGGCTGTCAACGATATCGAAACGCCGGAAGCGGCAGCGCTTTCGTCGCTCGCCAAAGGCGATCTGGGGACAGGCGATTTTGTTTCGCCGATCGCCGATTTTTATCTCACCAATCCGATCGCCCGTGCTTCGGCGGTCATGGCCGAATGCAGCCAGCGCTTCGTACAGGGCGCGGTCAAGCAGGCCGCGGAATAA